The Mycobacterium seoulense genome has a window encoding:
- a CDS encoding PPOX class F420-dependent oxidoreductase, with translation MTPTFADLAKAQYILLTTFTKDGKPKPTPIWAAADGDRLLVITGEKSWKVKRIRNTPRVTLATCTMQGRPTSEAVEGTGAILDKSQTAAVYDAIGKRYGILGQVFNFFSKLRGGMENNVGLELKVAQA, from the coding sequence GTGACGCCCACCTTCGCCGATCTCGCCAAGGCGCAATACATCCTGCTGACCACGTTCACCAAGGACGGCAAGCCCAAGCCGACACCGATCTGGGCCGCCGCAGACGGGGACCGGCTGCTGGTCATCACCGGAGAAAAGTCGTGGAAGGTCAAGCGGATCCGCAACACACCGCGGGTCACCCTGGCGACCTGCACCATGCAGGGCCGCCCGACCAGTGAGGCCGTCGAGGGCACCGGCGCCATCCTCGACAAGTCGCAGACCGCCGCCGTCTACGACGCGATCGGAAAGCGGTACGGCATCCTGGGTCAGGTGTTCAACTTCTTCAGCAAGCTGCGCGGCGGCATGGAGAACAATGTCGGTCTCGAGCTCAAGGTGGCGCAGGCCTAA